One Candidatus Deferrimicrobiaceae bacterium genomic window, GCTCTGGAGGCCCGCCTGCCCCTTGGGACAGATCGCCATGTCGACCTTGTTCAATTCGAACGGAGACGTCCCGTACGGGGCATGGGGGACGGAAACGAAGGGATTGTACGGGTTCCCGTCGATCTTCAGGGCCACGGCGCTGCCGTTCTTCCGGAAGAACTTGACCTTGATGCCGCAGCCGGTATTGCATTGGAGGCAGACGGTATAAAGCGTGTTTTCCGCCCTGACGAGCTCGTACTCCTCCTCGGGGGTGAGTTGCCCCGCCTCGGCCCGGCGCATCAGGTCGGTGGCCCATTCGAGCTGCGAGGCGAGGACCGTACCGCCGAGAACCGCGGTGCACTTCAGGAAATCCCTCCGGTTTATGCCGTCCCAGCGATATCTTTTCTCTTCCATCTCTTCACCTCGACTACGGCAGGATGTAGTAGACCCTGGGTTTGGTCTTCGATTCCCGGGCAAACGACGGGGTGGTCCCCGGATAGCCGATCTTCCCGGCGATGTCCGACGGGCTCCGGTCCTTCAGGTCCGCGTTCTTGAGCTTCGCCTCCCCCTTCGACGACACCTCGGCCAGCACCGTGACCTTGTTCTCCTTGATCATCTTGTGGATCAGGCTCTTTGTATCTTCGGGATCCCCGAAGTAGTTCGCCCGGCAGATGCAGGTGCTCACGCACATCGGGACCATTCCGTTCTTCAGCCGGTGATAGCAGAAATGGCACTTTCGGGCATTCCCGCAGGGGATATGAAACTTCTCGCGGGGCCATTTCCGGCCGTACTCCCAGGTGGGGGACTTCTCGTACTCCTCCTCCTTGGGAGTGCCCTCGGTGTGGAGGCGGCCCGCGTCCAGGGTCCTTGCCTTGTACGGGCAGGCGATCACGCAGCGCCCGCAGCCGATGCACTGCCCATAATTGATCATGACGATGCCGGCGCTTTTCCCCTTCGTGCTCTTCCACGTCGCCTTCCCCTCCCCCTTGTTGGGGCACGCTTCCACGCAGGGAGGGTTGTCGCACTGCTGGCAGGGTCTTGGCGTGAACCGTCTCTTGACGTCGGGAAACGAGCCCGATTCCTCCTCGTAGACCGGCCGGTAGACGACGCCCGGCGGGCTTTTCTGTTCGGCCACGCAGCCCGCCGTGCACGACTTGCACGCCGTGCAGCGCCGGAGATCGATGAGCATCGCCCATTTGCCGTCGGCGGCCGCAAGAGCTCTTTGGATATCTTCCTGGATGACCGTCAGTTCGTCCCTTCCCTCGAACATTTACTTCACCTCCTTCGTGTGGCACGGATTGCAGCTTCCCTTCACGGAGAACGCCGTCTTCCCGTCGTGGCATGAACCGCAGGAAGCCCCCTTTCCCATCTGGGCCATGGTAGCGGTCTTGCGCTTCTCCT contains:
- a CDS encoding 4Fe-4S dicluster domain-containing protein, encoding MFEGRDELTVIQEDIQRALAAADGKWAMLIDLRRCTACKSCTAGCVAEQKSPPGVVYRPVYEEESGSFPDVKRRFTPRPCQQCDNPPCVEACPNKGEGKATWKSTKGKSAGIVMINYGQCIGCGRCVIACPYKARTLDAGRLHTEGTPKEEEYEKSPTWEYGRKWPREKFHIPCGNARKCHFCYHRLKNGMVPMCVSTCICRANYFGDPEDTKSLIHKMIKENKVTVLAEVSSKGEAKLKNADLKDRSPSDIAGKIGYPGTTPSFARESKTKPRVYYILP